Genomic segment of Bacteroidota bacterium:
TTGCCTTCTGCTGTTGAATTAGACGCAATGGGACGTGATGAGGCATAGCCTTTGTAGCTAATTCGCGATGCCTCAACGCCTTTGCTGACCAGATATTCAAATACTTGCTTGGCCCGGTTCTGCGACAGTGTTTTGTTCTTTTCTTCTATGCCGCTATTATCGGTATGACCGCTGATTTCAATTTTCAATTCTGGATTTTTCTCCAATAATTTAATCATGACTCCCATTTCGGTTTTCGATTCAGGTTTCAATTCATATTTTTCAGGTTCAAAGAAGATATTGTTTAGCACTACCACTTGGCCCACTTTAATTTTCAGCAGTGGTATATCCACATCAAAGGGTTTTCCTCCCTTCACATTTTTCAAGGAAATATTGTGTGAATAGAAAAGATAGCCGTCTTTCAGCACTTCCACTGCATAATCTTTTCCGGCAGGAAGGGTGGAGAGAAAAGTTCCGTTCACCTTATCGGAGGATAGAGTAGTATACAAGTTTCCGGTTTCAAGGTCATAAATCTGTATATTGGCTGACACTGGTTCTCTGCTTTCATCATCGAATACGTTGCCACGAATGTAAGAGGTAAAGCTCGGGCGGAAGTCACTGGAAAGTTCAAAGCTGTATAGGTCTTTTTGCCCATAACTGTCTTTTTGTTCCGAGGCATAGTACGCCCTGCTGCCGTCCGTAGTAATATGAATACCCAGTTCATCGCCTGCTGTATTAATCGGATAGCCCAAATTTACCGGTTGACCACAAGTACCATCAGCTTGTTTTCGACTCATAAAAATATCGAAGTTTCCCATGCCAGGCCAGCCATTAGAAGAGAAATAGAGCGTTTGACCATCGGGATGAATAAAAGAACGCATTTCATCGAACATGATATTGATTGATTCCCCCAGATTCTCGGGTTGGCTCCAACCAGTTTTGTTTTCATAATGGCTTACATATATATCGCTTCCTCCTTGTCCACCTGCGCGCACAGAGGCAAAATATAATGTTCTTCCATCGGAACTGATGCAGGGCTGGGCATCCCAGCCGGGGCTGTTGATCGGCGGACCCATATTGTTAGCGCGCTCCCAAGTCTCACCGGTCTTTCGGGTCATATAGATATCGGCTCTGCCTTCTCCATCTTTGCGATCTGCACTGGTAAAGAACAGGTATTTGCCACTGGGAGAAATACTCTGTGCGCCTTCTACATAGTTTTCAGTGTTAATGGCGGATATTGGATTGGCCTGAGAAAATATTCCATGTTCATTCTTCGAAACATACAAATCTTCATCTTGATATCTTCCTGAACCGGTATGGCGGGTGAAATACAGATACGCTTCGTCGGCGGTGAGCGAAGGCATACTTTCATCGTTTGATGTATTGACGCCGGGTCCAAGGTTCACAGGTTTAAAATCCAAAGGGTGCTTTATCGCTTCGGCGGCGAAACCACAATCCAACAACATTTTGTCAGCCATGATTTTGTTTTGAGCCGGAATTTTTGGTGTTTGTAAATAGGTATTTAGCAATTCTTTTGCCTGTGCATAATCGCTCATATTGAAATGGCATTTAGCAAGTTGAAAGTCCACATCACTTAGATAGTTTGCCTGTAAAGTCTTAACCGTTTGGTATGCTTGAAAGGCTTTTTCATATTGATTCAGATACTCCAAATTTATTTGACCTATCAGCAACCAGGCGTCTATGAATGTAGGTTTCTCTTGAACCGCAAGGCGCAACAAGGAGTCGGCCTGTTCGAGTTTGCCAAAGGCATAGCTGTTATCGCCCCTCTCATAAAATTCTTTTGCGTTTCCTCGCACGGTTTCCTTTGTAATCACCTGAGCCATGGTGAAAGCAGGCATAAGAAATACGATATAAAAAATTATTCGGTTCAACTTCATGCGTTTGATTTAAGGCACCAACATGTATTTATGTATCTGCAAAGATATTTCCCAAACTTGATGTTGTTTCACATATTCAACGATTATTGGCAACATTTCCTTTTCAACACTCCACTCCGGCTGAAAAAAAAGCTTGCAATCTTTGTTTACTTTTCTTGCATGTTCTTCGCCGAAACGCAAATCATTTCGGTGAGCTACAATTACTTTCAGTTCATCTGCAACATTCAAGCATTTTTCTAATGGCAATTTGAATCTTTTAGGTGACATACAAATCCAGTCCCAGTTACCACTAATTGGATAAGCACCTGAAGTTTCCAGATGAGCTCTAATTTGATTGGCTTGAAGTTGGCTTGTCAATTCTGTTAAATCATACATCATGGGTTCCCCACCGGTGATCACACATATTTGTGAGCCGGAACGCGTCACTTCATTGATGATCTCTTCTACAGTCCAAAGTGGATGCTTTTCGGAAAGCCAGCTTTCCTTTACATCACACCAGGAGCAGCCTATATCACAGCCGCCTAGTCGCACGAAATACGCTGCTTTCCCCTGATAAAAACCCTCCCCCTGAATGGTGTAGAAGTGCTCCATAACGGGAAGAAGGTTGGGAGATTTATTGCTTAATTGCATAAAACAATAATTAGAGCGATCGGTAACAGGAAAGAGCTACGGTGTTTTCTCATGTAGTTCAAAGACTTCCTTATCAAATAGGGCATGAGCTAAATCCAAGCGATTATGTTCTACCGGTATGATGATGGTAGTAAATTCGTTATCGTCGCCATAATAAAAAGTCATTTTTATTGAAAAATCTTTAATGTCAGCTGAGGTGAAGTGCTCATCTGCTTTCATCAAGATAATGGTTTTGCCATTATCTATGGCCGTGGTAGCACCTTCAACAGCTTCAAATATCATATCGGGGGTAGCGTGCTGTATTCTATTAGCCACTTTTGAGCGTTTTAACTTAACCATGATCTGGTTAATCTTGCTCTGCCCATCAGAATACATTAAAATACCCAATAGGTTTTCCTCTTGCATCTGTTGAATGGGTTCGGAAGTGGCATCCAACGAGGTAAAACCCACAAAATATTTGTCTTTTACGTTGGGAATAACCACTTTTAATTCTCCGTAAGAGCAACTAAATATTTCCTCACCAGTCGTCAGGCTAAACCGTTTGAAATAATCTTCTTCCTGCCCAACACCTTCATGAATTGCCAACAAGGTATTGTCAGTAAATTGCAAATCAGTGGCTGCAAATTTTGCTTCCCAATGCAACGGCTCCGCAGCGTTCACGCTCTTCGCTGAAATTTCGTAAACCTTGTGCTTGTTGATGGAATCAGCAAAACACAATTCCGTTTTTTTTATCTTCAGCAACAGAGGGATTTTAATCCTGCGGTTGTAAACGTTTATTACCTCATAGTTAGTGTTGCTCTGTTGAATGCATACCCTTCCGTTTTCATCAAATACACGAACCGAAGATGACCCTGTGTCTATATATGTTTCTTTTCCAGAAATAGCCGCGGTATCGCTTTGGGGTTTTTTGCTTGAATTTCTACATGATGAAACAAAGAATAAGGTGATAAGAAACAGAGAACAGAACACCAGAAATATGGTCTTATGCTGAACATGGCAATTCGGATTTCCCCCTTTAAGTAAGGAGAATTTTCGGTCTTTTGATTTAGGATTGCTGATTTTGTCAAAATTCATGTTTAGCGGCTTTTAACGTGTTGAGTAATAAAGATACTACGGTCATCGGACCTACCCCACCGGGTACGGGTGATATAACCCGGCATTTAAGCGCAACCTCATCAAAACAAACATCTCCTTTCAATCTCCATCCGTTTTTTGCCGTGGGATCGCCCACCCGAGTAGTTCCTACGTCAATTACTACTGCTCCTTCCTTTACCATATCGGCAGTTAGGAAGCCAGGTTTACCGAGGGCTGCAATAATAATATCTGCCTGAACCGTAACCTCTTTGATATTCTTGGTCTTAGAGTGACAGATAGTAACTGTGGCATTTCCCGTCTTACCCGAACCACTCATCAAGATACTCATTGGCCTGCCTACAATATTACTTCTGCCAATAATCACACAATGCTTTCCAGAAGTTTCGATATCATAGCGTTCAAGCAATTTGGTAATACCAAGAGGAGTGGCAGACACATAAGCAGGCATCCCCAGAGTGACTTTACCCACATTCTCAGGATGAAAGCCATCTACATCCTTGCCAGGATGAATACTCATAATAATTTGGTCCGTATCAATATGTTTCGGTAGCGGTAGTTGAACAATGAACCCGTCAATATCCGGATGGTCATTTAGCTTTCTGACTTCTTCAAGTAAGGATGGTTGTGATATAGATTTATCAAAGCGAAGTAGGGTGGATTTAAATCCAACTTCTTCGCAGGATTTCATTTTTTTTCGACGTAGGTTAGGCTGCCTCCGTCATCACCAACCAGAATGGTAGCCAGATGTGGTACTTTGCCTCCGTTTGCTTTTATCTTTTGAACTTCTTGGCGAATTTCAGCTTTAATTTCTTCCGAAATCTTTTTTCCGTTCAACAATAACATCTCTCTTTTGTGTTTAAAATTAAGGGGGTAAAGGAAAAATTTTTATAAAGGAAATCTGGGGAAAATTGCCAACAGATTAAAATGGAAGAACAATGAATAGTAGATATGAGAACTATATAGCTCTAGAACCTGACATTAGGCTTTTTTCATTCGCTCTTTTATCTCTGTCAGTTTTTGTTTGGTGTGTTGAGCAAAGTCTCCCTGCATTATCCAGCTATAATATCCCGGATCAGTTTTCAAAACATCCACGACAGGTCTTCCCTTGTATTTGCCAAAATTAAAAACCGCTTTTCCTCCTGAAAAAATAAACCGTCTTCCACTGTCAATAAAGCGTTCCTCATTGGAAAAGTCATGAAGAAACTGTATATCTGGTTTTAGCTCGGTATTATATCGTTCAAGTTGCGCTAAAAATACTTCATAAGTAGCAGTTGTATCTGCTTCAGCGCTATGAGCATTATCTAGATTTTTTTCGCAGTAAAACTGGTAGGCTGCTTCGAGCGTACGTTTTTCAAAATGGGTGTATATTCGATGGACATCAATTAATGCTCGGTTATCAATACTAAAACTAAACCCAGCCCGAATGAATTCTTCCATCAGCATTGGAACGTCGAACCGGTTGGAATTGAATCCTGCAAGGTCTGCTGGGTCCATCAGGTCAAAAATTTCTTTTGCGGCCTCCTTAAAAGTTGGACAAGTGATAATGTCTTCATCGTATATCCCGTGAATTTTAGAAGCTTCGATTGGAATGGGAATTGTAGGATTAATCCTAATTGTTTTGCTGGATTTACTTCCATCGGGGTTCAATAACAAAATACTGATTTCCACTATGCGGTCCTTGGCAAAGTCAACTCCTGTGGACTCAATATCAAAAAAAGCTAATGGTCGCTTCAGGTTTAGCTTCGAAGTGGCAGCGCCGAAAAGATTTAGTTGGTCAGGCATTTTTAGATTAATAATGTATTGTTTAGAAAATTTGAGATACTGGTCAATTCAGAATGACTGAAAATAAGGTTTTAAT
This window contains:
- a CDS encoding PD40 domain-containing protein, encoding MKLNRIIFYIVFLMPAFTMAQVITKETVRGNAKEFYERGDNSYAFGKLEQADSLLRLAVQEKPTFIDAWLLIGQINLEYLNQYEKAFQAYQTVKTLQANYLSDVDFQLAKCHFNMSDYAQAKELLNTYLQTPKIPAQNKIMADKMLLDCGFAAEAIKHPLDFKPVNLGPGVNTSNDESMPSLTADEAYLYFTRHTGSGRYQDEDLYVSKNEHGIFSQANPISAINTENYVEGAQSISPSGKYLFFTSADRKDGEGRADIYMTRKTGETWERANNMGPPINSPGWDAQPCISSDGRTLYFASVRAGGQGGSDIYVSHYENKTGWSQPENLGESINIMFDEMRSFIHPDGQTLYFSSNGWPGMGNFDIFMSRKQADGTCGQPVNLGYPINTAGDELGIHITTDGSRAYYASEQKDSYGQKDLYSFELSSDFRPSFTSYIRGNVFDDESREPVSANIQIYDLETGNLYTTLSSDKVNGTFLSTLPAGKDYAVEVLKDGYLFYSHNISLKNVKGGKPFDVDIPLLKIKVGQVVVLNNIFFEPEKYELKPESKTEMGVMIKLLEKNPELKIEISGHTDNSGIEEKNKTLSQNRAKQVFEYLVSKGVEASRISYKGYASSRPIASNSTAEGKAKNRRTEFIVVAI
- a CDS encoding 7-carboxy-7-deazaguanine synthase QueE — translated: MEHFYTIQGEGFYQGKAAYFVRLGGCDIGCSWCDVKESWLSEKHPLWTVEEIINEVTRSGSQICVITGGEPMMYDLTELTSQLQANQIRAHLETSGAYPISGNWDWICMSPKRFKLPLEKCLNVADELKVIVAHRNDLRFGEEHARKVNKDCKLFFQPEWSVEKEMLPIIVEYVKQHQVWEISLQIHKYMLVP
- a CDS encoding ribonuclease H-like domain-containing protein — protein: MPDQLNLFGAATSKLNLKRPLAFFDIESTGVDFAKDRIVEISILLLNPDGSKSSKTIRINPTIPIPIEASKIHGIYDEDIITCPTFKEAAKEIFDLMDPADLAGFNSNRFDVPMLMEEFIRAGFSFSIDNRALIDVHRIYTHFEKRTLEAAYQFYCEKNLDNAHSAEADTTATYEVFLAQLERYNTELKPDIQFLHDFSNEERFIDSGRRFIFSGGKAVFNFGKYKGRPVVDVLKTDPGYYSWIMQGDFAQHTKQKLTEIKERMKKA